In Turicibacter sanguinis, a genomic segment contains:
- the miaB gene encoding tRNA (N6-isopentenyl adenosine(37)-C2)-methylthiotransferase MiaB: MNEQQKELSMQTKQVKEEKDYSRYFQRPSITDARKRSREQAHVHRDFAIENSIKNIGQGKKYLIQTYGCQMNEHDSEAIIGIAEELGYTKATTQEEADLIILNTCAIRENAENRVFGELGRLKRLKRTNPDLILGVCGCMSQEEKVVNQIMEKYQYVDLVFGTHNIYRLPEYIHNALMGKERVIEVWSQEGEIVENMPRTRQGSIKAWVNIMYGCDEFCTYCIVPYTRGKERSRLPEDIIAEIKHLAEEGYQEVTLLGQNVNAYGKDFKDREYTFGDLLDDLNKIDLPRIRFTTSHPRDFDAKTIQTLAKRGNLMEHIHLPVQSGNNEVLKRMNRKYTREMYLQLVRDLKEAIPGVSITTDIIVGFPGETEEQFQDTLSLVEEVGYEGAFTFIFSPREGTPAARMEDNVSEADKKDRLNRLNEAINRGFRNGNKRFEGQVVDVLVEGTSKNDETVLAGYTRHNKLVNFKADESTIGKIVKVKITEAKTWHLAGEMVNDDTTN; this comes from the coding sequence ATGAACGAACAACAAAAAGAACTTTCAATGCAGACAAAGCAAGTAAAAGAAGAAAAAGATTATAGTCGATATTTCCAACGTCCAAGTATTACGGATGCTCGTAAACGTAGTCGTGAGCAGGCACATGTTCACCGTGATTTTGCGATTGAGAATTCAATTAAAAATATTGGACAAGGAAAAAAATATTTAATTCAAACTTATGGTTGTCAAATGAATGAGCACGACTCAGAAGCCATCATCGGAATTGCTGAAGAATTAGGGTATACCAAAGCAACAACACAAGAAGAAGCCGATTTAATTATCTTAAATACGTGTGCCATTCGTGAAAATGCAGAAAATCGTGTTTTTGGTGAATTAGGACGTTTAAAACGATTAAAACGTACAAATCCTGATTTGATTTTAGGGGTTTGTGGATGTATGTCACAGGAAGAAAAAGTTGTAAATCAGATTATGGAAAAATATCAATACGTTGATTTAGTCTTCGGGACACATAACATTTATCGTTTACCAGAATATATTCACAATGCATTAATGGGGAAAGAGCGTGTCATTGAAGTTTGGTCTCAAGAGGGAGAAATCGTTGAAAATATGCCACGTACTCGCCAAGGTAGCATTAAAGCTTGGGTTAATATTATGTATGGTTGTGATGAATTCTGTACATACTGTATTGTACCGTACACACGCGGTAAAGAACGTAGCCGTCTACCAGAAGATATCATTGCTGAAATTAAACATTTAGCCGAAGAAGGATATCAAGAAGTAACATTACTTGGACAAAATGTTAATGCCTACGGAAAAGATTTTAAAGATCGTGAATATACATTCGGTGACTTATTAGATGATTTAAATAAAATTGATCTTCCACGTATTCGCTTTACGACCTCACATCCGCGTGACTTTGATGCAAAAACAATTCAAACATTAGCAAAACGCGGAAACTTAATGGAGCATATTCATTTACCTGTTCAATCAGGAAATAATGAAGTGTTAAAACGTATGAACCGTAAATATACACGTGAAATGTATTTACAATTAGTGCGTGATCTTAAAGAAGCGATTCCAGGTGTTTCAATCACAACGGATATCATTGTAGGATTCCCGGGTGAAACAGAAGAACAATTCCAAGATACATTATCATTAGTTGAAGAAGTAGGGTATGAAGGGGCCTTCACCTTTATTTTCTCACCACGTGAGGGAACTCCAGCAGCTCGTATGGAAGATAATGTGTCAGAAGCTGATAAAAAAGATCGTTTAAATCGTTTAAATGAAGCGATTAATCGTGGATTCCGTAATGGAAATAAACGTTTTGAAGGCCAAGTAGTTGACGTTTTAGTTGAAGGAACGAGTAAAAATGATGAGACGGTATTAGCAGGATATACACGTCACAATAAACTTGTTAACTTCAAAGCAGATGAATCTACGATTGGAAAAATCGTTAAAGTTAAAATCACGGAAGCTAAAACATGGCATTTAGCAGGAGAAATGGTTAACGATGACACAACTAACTAA
- a CDS encoding YlbF family regulator translates to MTQLTNLASFNALKEKLDQDEVIVRYRQLAVKVHQNERLLNLYDEYLQKQKELIKFEHYHKSGAASSVASEMKLLEDELYANPLFNEYIQTQIELNELFQSMTHIIEYKVNKHLSE, encoded by the coding sequence ATGACACAACTAACTAATTTAGCGTCATTTAATGCGTTAAAAGAAAAACTTGATCAAGATGAAGTCATAGTGCGATACCGTCAGTTAGCGGTTAAAGTTCATCAAAACGAAAGACTTTTGAATCTTTATGATGAGTATCTGCAAAAACAAAAAGAGTTAATCAAATTTGAACATTATCATAAATCAGGAGCGGCGTCTTCAGTGGCATCAGAAATGAAATTACTTGAAGACGAGCTTTATGCTAATCCTCTGTTTAATGAATATATTCAAACACAAATTGAATTAAATGAACTATTTCAAAGTATGACTCATATAATAGAATATAAGGTTAATAAACATCTTAGTGAATAG
- the cotE gene encoding outer spore coat protein CotE — MNDIREIVTKAVIGKGKKRFRVTESIDDVAAPADSILGCWIINHKFGARKSDNAVDVKGFYDINVWYSYDGNTKTEVARKCVDYADHVNVHRTIRDCLYEGDEVIARTIQQPTCVDARIEDGEIIVEVEFELVVEVIGETKMRVSILGPVGVDDADLEDDEDSEIDQVNTNFLGNSPFRGE, encoded by the coding sequence ATGAATGATATTCGTGAAATTGTAACCAAAGCTGTAATTGGTAAAGGTAAAAAAAGATTTCGTGTTACTGAATCTATTGATGATGTAGCAGCACCTGCTGATAGTATTTTAGGTTGCTGGATCATCAATCATAAATTCGGAGCGCGCAAAAGTGATAATGCTGTTGATGTAAAAGGATTCTATGATATTAACGTGTGGTATTCATATGATGGAAACACAAAAACTGAAGTTGCAAGAAAATGTGTGGATTATGCAGATCATGTTAATGTTCATAGAACCATCCGTGATTGCTTATACGAAGGTGATGAAGTCATCGCTCGTACAATTCAACAACCAACTTGTGTGGATGCAAGAATTGAAGATGGTGAAATCATTGTTGAAGTTGAATTCGAACTGGTTGTAGAAGTCATTGGGGAAACAAAAATGCGCGTTTCTATTTTAGGACCTGTTGGTGTTGACGATGCAGATCTTGAAGATGATGAAGATTCAGAAATTGATCAAGTCAATACGAACTTCTTAGGAAACTCACCATTCAGAGGAGAATAA
- the mutS gene encoding DNA mismatch repair protein MutS, with protein sequence MRDKSKYTPMMQQYLTIKENYQDAFVFFRLGDFYELFFEDAQLAAKELEIALTGREAGAEERVPMCGVPHHAADNYINRLIEKGYKVAVCEQVEDPASAKGVVRREVVRMLTPGTVMNQNALNEKENNFIISIVGTTQGYSIVYSDLSTGENYAMNLEKDAQVLMGELISLGCKEIVIGPDVEIKMFDNLRALKQIVLSFEENCILPIEYQILVSEISDSNLQAAFGRLINYLIRTQKSALGHLQPVSLTKNDDFLHIDYNSRRNLELTETIRSKSRQGSLLWLLDKTKTAMGSRLLKQWIERPCINEQVIKERLDVVEAFIGDFMVKEELKQHLNEVYDLERLSGRIGFGNANARDLLQLNSSLKQIPNIKSLLSQLSIPSVFSQLEKMVDCTHMTQLLEKAIVENPPIGIKEGGIIKDGYNETLDEYRYVINHGKDWILALEAQEREKTGIKSLKIKFNKVFGYYIEISKANLHLIPENAGYERKQTLVNAERFVTQELKEKENLILNAEEKSIQLEYELFSELRGIVKNEIPKIQQIAKVLAYFDVLQAFATMSEENRYTRPMLNKNHVIEIKDGRHPVVEKVLKDVQYVENDCIMPSDLSILLITGPNMSGKSTYMRQLALISIMAQIGCFVPASSANLPIFDQVFTRIGAADDLVSGHSTFMVEMMETNYALEHATKDSLILLDEIGRGTATFDGMALAQSIIEYVHDNIGAKTLFSTHYHELTQLEQQCPHLQNRHVRAEEHQGQLIFMHKVMEGPSDKSYGIHVAEIAKLPSPLITRAKELLTALEEDKVMIQPAPVVKEEPKVLGGSGQLSLFEEAKPIVKEVVKVEKKVEIVNPYEDIIEELQSIDLYQLTPMQAMNAMYEIKVKLNNRK encoded by the coding sequence ATGCGAGATAAGTCTAAATATACACCGATGATGCAACAATATTTAACAATAAAAGAGAATTATCAAGACGCATTCGTCTTTTTTAGATTAGGAGATTTTTACGAATTATTCTTTGAAGATGCTCAACTGGCGGCGAAAGAGTTAGAGATTGCATTAACTGGGCGTGAAGCAGGAGCAGAAGAACGCGTTCCAATGTGTGGGGTTCCTCATCATGCGGCCGATAATTATATTAATCGATTAATTGAAAAAGGATATAAAGTGGCAGTTTGTGAACAAGTTGAAGACCCAGCGAGTGCGAAGGGAGTTGTTCGCCGAGAAGTGGTTCGAATGTTAACACCTGGAACTGTGATGAATCAAAATGCTTTAAATGAAAAAGAGAATAATTTCATTATTTCAATTGTTGGAACCACTCAAGGCTATTCAATCGTCTATAGTGATTTATCAACAGGTGAAAACTATGCGATGAATTTAGAAAAAGATGCTCAAGTTTTAATGGGTGAACTCATTAGCCTTGGGTGTAAGGAAATCGTCATCGGTCCAGATGTTGAGATTAAAATGTTTGATAATCTTCGTGCCTTAAAACAAATTGTTTTATCGTTTGAGGAAAATTGTATTCTACCTATTGAATATCAGATCTTAGTATCAGAAATAAGTGATTCAAATCTTCAGGCTGCTTTTGGACGTTTAATTAACTATTTAATTCGGACACAAAAAAGTGCACTCGGTCACTTACAGCCGGTTAGTTTAACAAAGAATGATGATTTTTTACATATCGACTATAATTCACGACGAAATTTAGAATTAACGGAAACGATTCGTTCAAAATCACGTCAAGGTTCATTACTATGGTTACTAGACAAAACAAAAACAGCCATGGGGAGTCGTTTGTTAAAACAATGGATTGAACGTCCATGTATTAATGAACAAGTGATTAAAGAACGTTTAGATGTTGTTGAAGCTTTCATTGGCGATTTTATGGTGAAAGAAGAATTAAAACAACATTTAAATGAAGTTTATGATTTAGAACGTTTATCAGGGCGTATTGGATTTGGAAACGCCAATGCTCGTGATTTATTACAATTAAATTCATCACTAAAGCAAATCCCGAACATTAAATCGTTACTCAGTCAACTATCAATTCCATCGGTTTTTTCACAACTTGAAAAGATGGTTGATTGTACTCATATGACGCAGTTGCTTGAAAAAGCGATTGTTGAAAATCCACCGATTGGAATTAAAGAAGGTGGCATTATTAAAGATGGTTATAACGAGACATTAGATGAGTATCGTTATGTTATTAACCATGGAAAAGATTGGATTTTGGCTTTAGAAGCACAAGAGCGTGAAAAAACAGGAATTAAATCATTAAAAATTAAGTTTAATAAAGTATTTGGTTATTACATTGAAATCAGTAAAGCAAACTTGCACTTGATTCCTGAGAATGCAGGATATGAACGTAAACAAACGTTAGTGAATGCGGAGCGCTTTGTGACACAAGAATTAAAAGAAAAAGAAAATTTAATTTTAAATGCAGAAGAAAAATCAATCCAATTAGAATATGAATTGTTCTCAGAACTTCGTGGCATTGTTAAAAATGAAATTCCTAAAATTCAACAGATTGCAAAAGTGCTAGCGTATTTTGATGTATTACAAGCTTTTGCAACAATGAGTGAAGAGAATCGTTACACGCGTCCGATGTTAAATAAAAATCATGTGATTGAAATTAAAGATGGACGTCATCCTGTTGTTGAAAAAGTTTTAAAAGATGTGCAATATGTTGAAAATGATTGTATCATGCCATCAGATTTATCAATCCTATTGATTACAGGCCCTAACATGTCAGGTAAATCGACGTATATGCGTCAGTTAGCCCTGATTTCCATTATGGCTCAAATTGGATGCTTTGTTCCGGCAAGTTCAGCCAATCTTCCAATTTTTGATCAAGTCTTTACACGTATTGGAGCAGCGGATGATTTAGTATCGGGTCATAGTACGTTCATGGTTGAGATGATGGAAACCAATTATGCATTGGAGCATGCGACAAAAGATAGTTTAATTTTATTAGATGAAATTGGACGTGGAACTGCTACGTTTGATGGAATGGCGCTTGCACAATCGATTATAGAATATGTACATGATAATATCGGTGCTAAAACCTTATTTTCGACACATTACCATGAGTTAACACAACTTGAACAGCAATGTCCTCATTTACAGAACCGCCATGTTCGTGCCGAAGAGCATCAAGGTCAGTTAATCTTCATGCATAAAGTAATGGAAGGGCCGTCGGATAAATCATACGGAATTCATGTTGCAGAAATTGCCAAACTTCCTTCCCCCTTAATAACACGTGCAAAAGAGTTATTAACAGCTCTTGAAGAAGATAAAGTGATGATTCAACCAGCTCCTGTTGTAAAAGAAGAACCAAAGGTTTTAGGAGGTAGTGGGCAGTTATCGTTATTTGAAGAGGCTAAACCAATTGTTAAAGAAGTCGTTAAAGTTGAAAAAAAGGTCGAGATTGTCAATCCATATGAGGATATTATTGAAGAATTACAGTCTATTGATTTATATCAGTTAACGCCAATGCAAGCGATGAATGCGATGTATGAGATTAAGGTTAAACTCAATAATCGAAAGTAG
- the mutL gene encoding DNA mismatch repair endonuclease MutL, which yields MGKIRRMSEQLANMIAAGEVIERPASVVKELLENAIDANSTSIEIQLQDSGVRQIRVIDNGEGMSESDALLAFERHATSKVKTQYDIFRIQTLGFRGEALPSIASVSDVHVKTSDGASSGVHLNIKAGEVLVNEPGVMRKGTEMEVNHLFFNTPARLKHIKSLNTELSHITDYLNKIALSHPEIAFKLLNNQRLLFQTNGQNNLQSVIASVYGFDVAKKMIPFSAKNDDFEISGFLSDPIINRASRNYVTIIVNGRAIRNYNLMRSIIEAYHTLLPKDKYPIVVLNLKLDPILVDVNVHPAKLEVRFSQEESLKTFIYHELRNVLKQVEYIPETQIEEPKVVMPKPIQQTLSLTKEATFKPTIAVQMVDENPIELKKESVDVKKESVHVEEVAEPMVSLEQPAQDFKVVVPTRQAIPQLELHYIGQLHGTYLLAQNEEGLFIVDQHAAMERIQYEKNYALLKDVKGDCIELIIPMVLKYSANELLLLKESLPSLMKFGFEIEEFGGQSLVVRTIPVWVQNLDAKLIVETILQQIIYDNKVDIGKLRESVAIMMSCKGSIKANQYINEHEIKQMLVDLCLCDQPYTCPHGRPIIVKLTKYEIEKLFKRVM from the coding sequence ATGGGAAAAATTAGACGTATGAGTGAGCAACTTGCCAATATGATTGCAGCGGGGGAAGTAATTGAGCGCCCCGCTTCAGTTGTTAAAGAGTTGCTTGAGAATGCGATTGATGCTAATAGTACGAGTATTGAAATTCAATTACAGGACTCAGGTGTTCGTCAAATCAGAGTGATCGATAATGGGGAGGGAATGAGTGAGAGTGATGCTCTCCTTGCCTTTGAACGTCATGCGACGAGTAAGGTTAAAACCCAATATGATATTTTTAGAATTCAAACACTTGGGTTTCGTGGTGAGGCCCTTCCGTCAATTGCTTCGGTTTCAGATGTTCATGTGAAAACATCGGATGGTGCGTCTTCGGGTGTTCATTTAAATATTAAAGCAGGAGAAGTTTTAGTGAATGAGCCGGGTGTGATGCGTAAAGGAACGGAGATGGAAGTCAATCATTTATTTTTTAATACACCAGCTCGCTTAAAACATATTAAGTCATTGAATACAGAGCTTAGTCATATTACAGATTATTTAAATAAAATTGCACTCTCTCACCCTGAAATTGCATTCAAGCTTTTAAATAATCAACGTTTACTTTTTCAAACGAATGGACAAAATAATTTGCAAAGCGTGATTGCAAGTGTTTATGGTTTTGATGTAGCTAAAAAAATGATTCCATTTTCGGCGAAAAATGATGATTTTGAGATTTCTGGATTTTTAAGCGATCCGATTATTAATCGTGCTTCCCGTAATTATGTGACGATTATCGTGAATGGGCGCGCGATTCGTAATTATAATTTGATGCGTTCGATTATAGAGGCTTATCATACGTTACTGCCTAAAGATAAGTATCCGATTGTGGTGCTTAATTTAAAACTAGATCCCATTTTAGTGGATGTTAACGTTCATCCAGCAAAGCTTGAGGTCCGCTTTTCGCAGGAGGAATCACTTAAAACATTTATTTATCATGAACTTCGCAACGTGTTAAAGCAAGTAGAATATATTCCAGAAACACAAATTGAAGAGCCGAAGGTCGTGATGCCAAAGCCAATTCAGCAAACGTTAAGTTTAACGAAGGAGGCGACTTTTAAGCCGACGATTGCGGTTCAGATGGTTGATGAAAATCCTATTGAATTAAAAAAAGAGAGTGTTGACGTAAAAAAAGAGTCAGTTCATGTTGAAGAAGTGGCAGAACCGATGGTTTCACTTGAACAACCCGCTCAAGATTTTAAAGTGGTCGTTCCAACGAGACAAGCGATTCCGCAGTTAGAACTTCATTATATTGGGCAATTACACGGAACATATTTATTGGCTCAAAATGAAGAAGGATTATTTATTGTCGATCAACATGCCGCAATGGAACGTATACAATATGAAAAAAATTATGCCTTACTTAAAGATGTGAAGGGTGATTGTATTGAACTCATTATTCCGATGGTGTTAAAATATTCGGCGAATGAATTATTGCTTTTAAAAGAGTCGTTACCTTCTTTAATGAAGTTTGGATTTGAGATTGAAGAGTTTGGCGGTCAATCACTTGTTGTTCGTACGATTCCCGTCTGGGTTCAAAATTTAGATGCTAAATTAATTGTAGAGACGATTTTACAGCAAATCATTTATGATAATAAAGTGGATATTGGTAAGTTACGCGAATCAGTGGCGATTATGATGAGTTGTAAAGGGTCGATTAAAGCGAATCAGTATATTAATGAGCATGAAATTAAACAGATGTTAGTTGATTTATGTTTATGTGATCAACCATATACGTGTCCACACGGACGTCCGATTATTGTAAAATTAACAAAATATGAAATTGAAAAATTGTTCAAGCGAGTCATGTAG
- the miaA gene encoding tRNA (adenosine(37)-N6)-dimethylallyltransferase MiaA, which translates to MDVICIVGPTAVGKTKLSIELAKQLKGEIISGDSMQIYKTMDIGTAKATIEEREGIVHHLIDEKNPDEPYSVAEFQKTVRAKIDQIKSRGNMPIIVGGTGLYIKSVLYDYEFAGESETKEVDDEKYKDFDNESLHQKLAEVDEEAAKTIHPNNRKRVIRALEIFETSGVKKSEMIQTQQHELIYDVALIGLTDDRDVLYDRINKRVDVMFETGLVEEVRALFEAGIPQTAQSIRAIGYKELYDYFNGLTSLEECKELIKRNSRRYAKRQYTWFNNQMDVKWFKVDVNQFEKTVQNVLTYIELKKMD; encoded by the coding sequence ATGGATGTTATTTGTATTGTAGGTCCGACGGCAGTTGGAAAAACAAAGTTAAGTATTGAATTAGCGAAGCAGTTAAAGGGTGAAATCATTAGTGGTGATTCGATGCAAATTTATAAAACAATGGACATTGGAACAGCCAAAGCAACGATTGAAGAACGTGAAGGGATTGTTCATCATTTAATTGATGAAAAAAATCCAGATGAACCTTATTCAGTAGCGGAATTTCAAAAAACGGTGCGTGCAAAGATTGATCAAATTAAAAGTCGCGGGAACATGCCAATTATTGTAGGGGGGACGGGACTTTATATTAAAAGTGTTTTATATGATTACGAATTTGCAGGAGAATCAGAGACGAAAGAAGTCGATGATGAAAAATATAAGGATTTTGATAATGAATCCTTGCATCAAAAATTAGCAGAGGTTGATGAAGAAGCTGCGAAGACGATTCACCCGAATAATCGTAAGCGTGTTATTCGCGCGCTTGAAATTTTTGAAACATCAGGGGTGAAAAAATCTGAGATGATTCAAACACAACAACATGAATTGATATATGACGTTGCTTTAATCGGATTAACAGATGATCGCGATGTATTGTATGACCGTATTAATAAACGTGTGGATGTTATGTTTGAAACAGGACTTGTTGAGGAAGTGAGAGCTTTATTTGAAGCGGGAATTCCTCAGACGGCACAATCGATTCGTGCCATTGGTTATAAAGAGTTATATGATTATTTTAATGGCCTCACGTCTCTTGAGGAGTGTAAAGAATTAATTAAGCGCAATTCACGTCGTTATGCAAAGCGTCAATATACGTGGTTTAATAATCAAATGGATGTTAAGTGGTTCAAGGTGGATGTAAATCAGTTTGAAAAAACGGTTCAAAATGTTTTAACCTATATTGAATTAAAAAAAATGGATTAA
- the lexA gene encoding transcriptional repressor LexA: MKPITKRQQAILDFIKAEIDKRGYPPSVREIGIAVGLSSTASVHNQLNQLEKKGFIRKDKSTTRGIVILANETESKAAKNDSKIIEFKSVVNVPVIGKVTAGMPIEAIENPDDFFPLPTHLIPSNQTVFMLNVHGDSMINAGIHDGDQIIVQQQQDAHNGDIVVAMLDDHEVTVKRFFKESGHIRLQPENDLLEPIIANDVYIVGKVIGLFRNMH; the protein is encoded by the coding sequence ATGAAACCTATTACAAAACGTCAACAAGCGATTCTTGATTTTATTAAAGCCGAAATTGATAAACGAGGATATCCGCCAAGTGTTCGAGAAATTGGAATAGCTGTTGGTCTTTCATCAACTGCTTCAGTTCATAACCAACTAAATCAACTTGAAAAGAAAGGATTTATCCGTAAAGATAAATCGACAACACGAGGAATTGTGATTTTAGCAAATGAGACAGAATCAAAGGCTGCTAAAAATGATTCAAAAATTATTGAATTCAAATCGGTTGTTAATGTTCCGGTAATCGGTAAAGTAACAGCAGGGATGCCAATTGAAGCCATTGAAAACCCTGATGATTTCTTCCCTCTTCCGACACATTTAATTCCTTCTAACCAAACTGTCTTTATGTTAAATGTCCATGGTGATTCAATGATTAATGCTGGAATCCATGATGGTGATCAAATCATCGTGCAACAACAGCAAGATGCCCATAACGGGGATATTGTAGTAGCCATGCTAGATGATCATGAAGTGACGGTTAAACGGTTCTTCAAAGAATCTGGTCATATTCGTTTACAACCAGAAAATGATTTATTAGAACCGATTATTGCCAACGATGTTTACATCGTTGGCAAAGTAATCGGTTTATTTAGAAATATGCACTAA
- a CDS encoding DUF896 domain-containing protein, which translates to MLTPEKLSRLNELAKKKKEGTLTEEEMKEQQALREEYLLTFRESMKNTIENMRVIDPNGDDVTPEKVKKIQEERGTVIH; encoded by the coding sequence ATGTTAACGCCAGAAAAATTAAGTCGTTTAAATGAATTAGCGAAGAAGAAAAAAGAAGGAACTTTAACTGAAGAAGAAATGAAAGAGCAACAAGCTTTACGTGAAGAGTATCTATTAACTTTCAGAGAAAGTATGAAAAATACAATTGAAAATATGAGAGTCATTGATCCAAATGGTGATGATGTGACGCCAGAGAAAGTTAAAAAAATTCAAGAAGAGCGCGGAACTGTGATTCATTAA
- a CDS encoding DUF362 domain-containing protein, which translates to MPRKILDTCIACGSCAAECPVECISEGDIYSIDADVCIDCGACEAVCPTESIIEA; encoded by the coding sequence ATGCCACGTAAAATTCTTGATACTTGTATCGCTTGTGGATCTTGTGCTGCTGAATGTCCAGTAGAATGTATTTCTGAAGGAGATATCTACTCAATTGATGCAGACGTATGTATTGACTGTGGGGCTTGCGAAGCAGTTTGTCCAACAGAATCAATTATCGAAGCATAA
- the tkt gene encoding transketolase, protein MENNISLQSINAIRTLGIDAINKAKSGHPGVVLGAAPMAYTLFTQHLNANPSNSNWFNRDRFVLAAGHGSMLLYSLLHLSGYSVSMDDIKQFRQWDSKTPGHPEYGHTDGIDATSGPLGQGIPMAIGMALAEKYLASRYNKEGYSLIDHYNFVICGDGDLMEGVTSEASSLAGHLGLGKVVVLYDSNDICLDGDLTQSFTEDVLKRYESYGWHIQRVEDGNDVEAINKAIECAKQTTDKPSIIEVKTVIGYGSKLQGTNAVHGAPLGDEDGAYAKSQYGWNHEPFTVPAEVYHHFNETIKERGQVANKMWDELFASYSKAYPELAEELTKAMNNELVVDLKDVMPTYETGHSAATRDTNNEAINAIASAIPYFLGGSADLSHSNKTNIKNGGDFSKVTPDGRNIYFGVREFAMASILNGMALHGGVRVFGGTFFVFCDYLKPAMRMAALMGLPVTYVLTHDSIAVGEDGPTHEPIEQLAMLRTIPNFSVIRPADATETAAAWRLAVESKNTPTALILTRQNLTTMAHTSYEGVSKGAYVVSEAAKEMDGILIATGSEVNLAVEAQEKLASEGIYVRVVSMPSMDLFEKQSKEYRESILPKQVTKRMSIEMGATYGWHKYVGFDGVVMGIDRFGASAPANKVIEAYGFTAENVVSLFKEMA, encoded by the coding sequence GTGGAAAATAACATCTCATTACAATCAATTAATGCAATTCGAACATTAGGTATTGACGCTATCAATAAGGCGAAATCAGGACATCCTGGTGTTGTGTTAGGGGCAGCACCGATGGCTTACACATTATTTACACAGCATTTAAATGCAAATCCAAGTAATAGTAATTGGTTTAATCGTGACCGTTTTGTGTTAGCGGCAGGACATGGTTCAATGTTACTTTATTCATTACTACATTTATCAGGATATAGTGTGAGCATGGATGACATTAAACAATTCCGTCAGTGGGATTCAAAAACACCAGGACATCCTGAGTATGGTCATACAGATGGAATTGATGCTACAAGTGGACCGCTTGGACAAGGAATTCCAATGGCAATCGGAATGGCATTAGCAGAAAAGTATTTAGCAAGCCGTTATAATAAAGAAGGTTACTCGTTAATCGATCATTACAACTTTGTAATTTGTGGTGATGGAGATTTAATGGAAGGGGTAACAAGTGAAGCATCATCACTTGCTGGACATTTAGGGCTTGGAAAAGTGGTTGTGTTATATGATTCAAATGACATTTGTTTAGATGGAGATTTAACACAAAGCTTTACAGAAGATGTTTTAAAGCGTTATGAATCTTATGGTTGGCATATTCAACGTGTTGAAGATGGAAATGATGTTGAAGCCATCAATAAAGCAATCGAATGTGCGAAACAAACAACAGATAAACCGTCAATTATTGAAGTGAAAACAGTCATTGGATATGGTTCAAAACTTCAAGGAACAAATGCAGTTCATGGTGCACCTCTTGGTGATGAGGACGGGGCGTATGCTAAATCACAATATGGATGGAATCATGAGCCATTTACGGTACCAGCTGAAGTTTATCATCATTTTAATGAAACAATTAAAGAACGTGGACAAGTTGCTAATAAGATGTGGGATGAATTATTTGCAAGTTACTCAAAAGCTTATCCAGAATTAGCAGAAGAGTTAACAAAAGCAATGAATAATGAATTAGTAGTTGATTTAAAAGACGTGATGCCAACTTATGAAACAGGGCATTCTGCAGCTACACGTGATACAAACAATGAAGCAATTAATGCTATTGCTTCGGCGATTCCTTATTTCTTAGGGGGATCTGCTGACCTTTCTCATTCAAATAAAACAAATATTAAAAATGGTGGAGATTTCTCTAAAGTAACACCAGATGGACGCAATATTTATTTCGGAGTTCGTGAGTTTGCGATGGCTTCGATTTTAAATGGGATGGCATTACACGGTGGAGTTCGCGTATTCGGTGGAACATTCTTCGTATTCTGCGACTATTTAAAACCAGCAATGCGTATGGCTGCCTTAATGGGATTACCAGTTACTTACGTTTTAACGCATGACTCAATTGCAGTAGGTGAAGATGGTCCAACACATGAACCAATCGAGCAATTAGCTATGTTACGTACGATTCCTAACTTCTCAGTCATTCGTCCAGCAGATGCAACTGAAACAGCAGCAGCCTGGCGTTTAGCTGTTGAATCTAAAAATACACCAACGGCGTTAATTTTAACTCGTCAAAATTTAACAACAATGGCTCATACATCATATGAAGGTGTAAGTAAAGGGGCTTACGTCGTAAGTGAAGCAGCTAAAGAAATGGATGGAATCTTAATTGCAACAGGTTCTGAGGTTAATTTAGCGGTTGAAGCACAAGAAAAATTAGCAAGTGAAGGAATTTATGTACGTGTTGTAAGCATGCCATCAATGGATTTATTTGAAAAACAATCAAAAGAATACCGTGAAAGCATTCTTCCAAAACAGGTAACAAAACGTATGTC